A genomic segment from Glycine max cultivar Williams 82 chromosome 1, Glycine_max_v4.0, whole genome shotgun sequence encodes:
- the LOC100787682 gene encoding peroxisomal adenine nucleotide carrier 1-like, with protein sequence MNYDPSLSRNLGFQKKEKMNVDLESLAEATSGAIGSLISTTILYPLDTCKTKYQAEARSSGRIKYRNLTDVLLEAISNRQVLSLYQGLGTKNLQSFISQFVYFYGYSYFKRLYLEKSGYKSIGTKANLVIAAAAGACTAIATQPLDTASSRMQTSEFGKSKGLLKTLTEGTWSDAFDGLGISLLLTSNPAIQYTVFDQLKQRALKNKQNNADKGTSPASLSAFMAFLLGAISKSIATCLTYPAIRCKVIIQAADSAEPTSKTMIKSQKTVSSVLYGIWKREGLLGYFKGLHAQILKTVLSSALLLMIKEKISATTWVLILALKRYLLLPRGRIKNL encoded by the exons ATGAACTATGACCCTTCTTTGTCTCG TAATCTTGGGTTCCaaaagaaggagaagatgaaCGTGGATCTGGAATCATTGGCAGAGGCAACTTCTGGGGCCATAGGATCACTGATCAGCACCACTATTCTCTACCCACTTGACACCTGCAAGACCAAGTACCAGGCTGAGGCTCGTTCCTCAGGTCGAATAAAATAcag GAATCTCACTGATGTATTATTGGAGGCAATATCTAACCGTCAGGTGCTTTCACTTTACCAGGGCCTTGGAACAAAgaatcttcaatccttcatttcacAATTTGTCTACTTCTATGGATACAGCTATTTTAAAAGGCTGTATCTAGAAAAAAGCGGTTATAAATCCATTGGAACAAAAGCAAACTTGGTTATTGCTGCTGCTGCTGGGGCTTGCACAGCCATTGCGACTCAG CCCCTGGATACAGCCTCTTCAAGGATGCAGACAAGTGAATTTGGAAAGTCTAAAGGGCTACTGAAGACCCTTACAGAAGGAACCTGGAGTGATGCATTTGATGGCCTCGGTATTTCCTTGCTGCTGACATCAAACCCTGCAATTCAG TATACGGTGTTTGATCAGCTGAAGCAACGAGCACTGAAGAATAAACAAAACAATGCTGATAAAGGAACATCTCCAGCATCCCTTTCCGCATTTATGGCCTTTCTTTTAGGTGCAATTTCAAAGAGCATTGCTACCTGTCTAACATATCCAGCTATCAG GTGCAAAGTTATCATTCAAGCTGCAGACTCGGCTGAACCAACCTCCAAAACAATGATAAAATCACAGAAAACAGTGTCTAGTGTTCTCTATGGAATATGGAAAAGGGAGGGCTTACTGGGATATTTCAAAGGATTGCATGCTCAGATCTTAAAAACTGTTTTGAGCTCAGCACTGCTCTTAATGATCAAGGAAAAGATCTCTGCTACTACCTGGGTGCTTATCCTTGCACTTAAAAGGTACCTATTACTTCCAAGGGGTAGGATTAAGAACTTGTAA
- the LOC100786093 gene encoding uncharacterized protein LOC100786093 codes for MPEDIVYQHPLFGGKISSTFPHRFQDVSSIRQVPDHQEVFADPSRDESLIFELLEFKPDVADNGSAGWFLQDLASEQDAEGSVVIEQSGVLEAPGLMYNNTPAVVTTAVGQMAISKGRQGREAQNIVKVYLANLRLRGVDTDVLVSAYEPIVINPLSESADTVGAGVAVPAAQAGCMPMDEVFKLAVTSFRVHDWGLF; via the exons ATGCCAGAAGATATTGTTTACCAACACCCTTTGTTTGGTGGCAAGATATCTAGCACATTCCCCCACAGATTCCAG GATGTCAGCAGCATTCGACAAGTCCCTGATCATCAG GAGGTGTTTGCGGACCCGAGCCGTGATGAAAgcttgatctttgagcttttagAATTCAAGCCTGATGTTGCTGATAATGGGAGTGCTGGGTGGTTTCTTCAAGACCTTGCTAGTGAACAGGATGCTGAAGGAAGTGTG GTTATTGAGCAGTCAGGAGTTCTTGAAGCACCTGGTTTGATGTACAACAATACGCCTGCAGTTGTAACAACTGCAGTGGGTCAAATG GCAATTTCTAAAGGACGGCAAGGAAGGGAAGCACAAAATATTGTGAAA GTTTATTTGGCAAATTTGCGTCTTAGAGGAGTTGATACTGATGTACTAGTCTCTGCATATGAGCCCATTGTTATAAA CCCTTTGAGTGAAAGTGCAGACACAGTTGGTGCTGGTGTAGCTGTTCCAGCTGCTCAAGCCGGATGCATGCCCATGGATGAGGTCTTTAAACTTGCTGTTACAAGCTTCAGGGTTCATGACTGGGGTCTTTTTTGA